From the Merismopedia glauca CCAP 1448/3 genome, one window contains:
- the rsgA gene encoding ribosome small subunit-dependent GTPase A yields RGAISEVFPRQTQLARPTIANVDQIILLFALADPPLESHQLSRFLIKAESTGLEVGLCLNKSDLVTEDERQQCFERIQTWGYEPIFLSVTTGIGLEDIQQLLQDKISVLAGMSGVGKSSLINWLIPGSNLRVAEVSGKLSRGRHTTRHVELFELPTGGFLADTPGFNQPDLDCGSTELWSYFPEAVAKLENASCQFSDCLHIDEPNCVVRGDWERYDDYLVFLAEAIAREQLIGDRANPESTLKLKNKAGKSQYEPKLESKKYRRPSRKVQQQQLQQLYQETDQ; encoded by the coding sequence GTAGGGGTGCGATTTCGGAGGTTTTTCCCAGGCAGACTCAACTAGCTCGTCCGACGATAGCTAATGTCGATCAAATTATCTTATTATTTGCGCTAGCAGATCCACCCTTAGAAAGTCACCAACTCAGTAGGTTTTTAATCAAAGCTGAATCTACAGGTTTAGAAGTGGGATTGTGCCTCAATAAAAGCGATTTAGTTACTGAAGATGAGCGTCAGCAGTGCTTTGAGCGCATCCAAACATGGGGTTATGAACCCATCTTCCTGAGCGTGACGACGGGTATAGGATTAGAAGATATTCAACAACTGTTACAAGACAAAATCAGCGTTCTGGCGGGAATGTCTGGAGTCGGGAAATCTAGTTTGATTAATTGGCTGATTCCAGGTTCTAACTTGCGGGTGGCGGAAGTTTCTGGCAAACTCAGTCGAGGACGGCATACTACCAGACACGTTGAATTATTTGAATTGCCTACTGGAGGGTTTTTGGCTGATACTCCTGGTTTCAATCAGCCAGATTTAGACTGCGGTTCGACTGAACTATGGAGTTATTTCCCAGAGGCTGTAGCTAAGTTAGAAAATGCTAGCTGTCAATTCAGCGATTGTTTGCATATAGATGAGCCAAATTGTGTGGTTAGGGGTGATTGGGAACGATACGATGATTATTTGGTATTTTTAGCTGAGGCGATCGCCCGCGAACAACTGATAGGCGATCGCGCCAACCCAGAATCTACCCTAAAGCTGAAAAATAAAGCCGGTAAATCCCAATACGAGCCAAAACTAGAATCTAAAAAATATCGCCGCCCATCCCGCAAGGTACAACAGCAACAATTACAGCAGTTATATCAAGAAACAGATCAATAG
- the hflX gene encoding GTPase HflX: MALQRLDALVILTLTGEGFERRGGGGSGYIKETHLGQLSPHPEVIWTVSPALSLDFLVNQDFLELVNGLESDFERQYVSQQVEGKSDRVLVVGLHTDNLTSIRFADGLAEISRLIETAGGKVLQTIKQKRHRIHPQTVVGDGKVEEIALAAQTLGANLIVFDRDLSPSQVRNLETRIGIRILDRTEVILDIFAQRAQSSAGKLQVELAQLEYMMPRLAGRGQAMSRLGGGIGTRGPGETKLETERRTIQKRISHLQQQVNQLQAHRSRLRQQRQHREVPSIAIVGYTNAGKSTLLNVLTNAEVYTADQLFATLDPTTRRLQITDPATAKMFSVLLTDTVGFIHELPPPLVDAFRATLEEVTEADALLHLVDLSHPAWESQIRSVMSILSEMAIAPGPALIAFNKVDLVDPDTLNLAQEEFPQALFISAQERLGLETLRQRLAQLVVYATSPRQNYLNQPHLN, translated from the coding sequence ATGGCATTGCAAAGATTGGATGCTCTAGTTATACTCACCCTGACTGGAGAAGGGTTTGAAAGACGTGGGGGTGGTGGAAGTGGATATATCAAAGAAACGCATTTAGGGCAATTATCTCCCCATCCAGAGGTAATTTGGACAGTTTCTCCAGCTTTAAGCTTAGATTTTCTAGTTAACCAAGACTTTCTCGAATTAGTCAACGGGCTGGAATCTGATTTTGAACGCCAGTATGTATCTCAGCAAGTAGAAGGGAAAAGCGATCGCGTCTTAGTCGTTGGTTTGCATACAGACAACCTGACTTCCATCAGATTTGCTGACGGTTTAGCTGAAATTTCCCGTTTAATTGAAACTGCTGGCGGAAAAGTCTTACAAACCATCAAACAAAAAAGACATAGAATCCATCCTCAAACCGTCGTTGGCGACGGGAAAGTTGAAGAAATTGCCCTAGCGGCTCAAACTTTAGGGGCAAATCTCATCGTTTTTGACCGAGATTTATCACCCAGTCAAGTCCGCAACCTAGAAACTAGAATCGGGATTCGCATCCTCGATCGCACTGAAGTTATCTTAGATATCTTCGCCCAACGCGCTCAGTCTAGTGCTGGCAAATTGCAAGTAGAATTAGCCCAATTAGAATACATGATGCCCCGTCTGGCAGGTAGGGGTCAAGCTATGTCTAGATTAGGTGGTGGAATTGGAACTCGCGGTCCTGGAGAAACTAAACTAGAAACCGAACGCCGCACCATCCAAAAGCGGATTTCTCATTTACAGCAGCAAGTTAACCAACTCCAAGCGCACCGTTCCCGCTTGCGTCAACAGCGCCAACATCGAGAAGTACCCTCAATTGCCATTGTGGGCTATACTAACGCGGGTAAATCCACTTTGCTAAACGTTTTGACCAACGCAGAAGTTTACACCGCAGATCAGCTATTTGCCACTCTAGATCCAACCACACGCCGCCTTCAGATTACTGATCCGGCGACCGCAAAAATGTTTTCGGTGCTACTAACAGATACAGTCGGATTCATTCACGAACTCCCACCGCCTTTAGTAGATGCTTTCCGTGCCACCTTAGAAGAAGTTACCGAAGCTGATGCTCTCTTACACCTAGTAGATCTCTCTCATCCAGCTTGGGAAAGTCAGATTCGCTCGGTGATGTCAATTTTATCAGAAATGGCGATCGCGCCAGGTCCTGCTTTAATTGCTTTTAACAAAGTAGATTTAGTCGATCCAGATACCTTAAATCTAGCTCAAGAAGAGTTTCCGCAAGCTCTATTCATTTCTGCACAAGAACGTCTGGGTTTAGAAACCCTGCGTCAACGCTTGGCTCAATTGGTGGTTTACGCCACTTCTCCTCGCCAAAACTATCTCAATCAGCCTCATCTTAATTAA
- a CDS encoding two-component system response regulator, with protein sequence MSRNNPDLSSTTVNFEQAELLLSKDIVIVDDTVENLRVLSNMLSDEGYKVRKATGGIMALKVVASLAPDLILLDIMMPDLSGFEVCQQLKNNPTTASIPVIFLSALDDTSSKVKGFQLGAVDYISKPFQIDEVLVRVRNQLTLRAAQQKISQLNAQLEAQVQERTKQLMGANSRLLEMAHYDSLTGLANRNMFMELLEEALHRSKIDSAFKFAVLFLDCDRFKVINDSLGHLLGDQLLQEMSHPLRGVVRHNDTLARLGGDEFAIILADIPDLNASIHVAERILESLKQPFYLNDYDIHMTVSIGIVLSSSHYEKPEQLLRDADIAMYRAKKSGRGQYQVFSSEMHQDAHKLLELETDLHRAIAQEEFTVHYQPIINLNTGKIAGFEALVRWLHPKRGLIPPGAFLPVAEETGLICSIGSWVMRQACHQIYQWQQQQSEPLRIYINLAAQQLIKTNLIDEIDQILAETQLKPESIKLEITESSMIQNLASTRRLLKQLCDRGIDLSIDDFGTGYSSLGQLQSFPVQTLKIDRSFIQRLDGTTQSLGLIPIILSIAKVTNMDVVAEGIETQQQLDQLRQLETNFGQGFFFSKPIDADSATQLMAQNPQW encoded by the coding sequence ATGAGCAGGAACAACCCAGACCTTTCATCAACAACCGTTAATTTTGAGCAGGCAGAACTCCTGCTTTCCAAGGACATTGTGATTGTTGATGATACTGTAGAAAATCTACGGGTACTCTCTAATATGCTCAGCGATGAGGGATACAAGGTCAGAAAAGCGACTGGTGGCATTATGGCCTTAAAAGTTGTGGCATCTCTAGCGCCAGATTTAATTTTGCTAGATATTATGATGCCCGATTTAAGCGGTTTTGAGGTTTGTCAACAACTTAAAAATAATCCCACTACCGCTTCTATCCCTGTGATTTTTCTGAGCGCCCTTGATGATACTTCGAGTAAAGTTAAGGGATTTCAACTGGGTGCTGTAGACTATATCTCCAAACCGTTTCAGATTGATGAAGTTCTGGTGCGAGTTCGCAATCAATTGACACTCAGAGCCGCCCAGCAAAAAATTTCGCAACTCAATGCTCAGCTTGAAGCCCAGGTGCAAGAACGCACCAAACAACTGATGGGTGCCAATAGTAGGTTGCTGGAAATGGCGCATTATGATAGCTTGACGGGTTTGGCAAACCGAAATATGTTTATGGAGCTATTAGAGGAAGCACTCCATCGCAGCAAAATTGATTCGGCTTTTAAATTTGCCGTGCTTTTTCTAGATTGCGATCGCTTCAAGGTCATTAATGATTCTCTAGGACATTTGCTGGGAGATCAACTTCTGCAAGAAATGAGTCACCCTTTGCGAGGGGTTGTCCGGCACAATGACACTTTAGCCCGCTTAGGGGGAGATGAATTTGCGATTATTTTAGCCGATATTCCCGATCTTAATGCCTCAATCCACGTAGCAGAACGCATTTTAGAGAGCCTCAAACAGCCTTTTTATTTAAATGATTACGACATTCATATGACTGTTAGCATTGGGATTGTTTTAAGCTCTTCCCACTATGAAAAACCAGAACAACTGTTGAGAGATGCTGATATCGCAATGTATCGAGCCAAAAAATCAGGTAGAGGTCAGTATCAGGTTTTTAGCTCCGAAATGCATCAAGATGCTCATAAATTATTAGAGTTGGAAACTGACTTGCATCGAGCGATCGCTCAAGAAGAATTTACCGTTCATTATCAGCCAATTATTAATTTAAATACAGGTAAAATAGCTGGTTTTGAAGCTTTAGTCCGTTGGTTGCATCCTAAGCGGGGTTTAATCCCCCCTGGAGCCTTCCTCCCCGTTGCCGAAGAAACAGGTCTAATTTGCTCTATCGGCAGTTGGGTGATGCGGCAAGCCTGTCATCAGATCTATCAATGGCAACAGCAGCAATCTGAACCGCTCAGGATTTACATTAACTTAGCAGCACAGCAGCTAATTAAAACCAATTTAATTGATGAAATAGACCAAATATTAGCTGAAACCCAGCTTAAACCCGAATCAATTAAGTTAGAAATCACTGAAAGCTCAATGATCCAGAATTTGGCATCGACGAGGCGACTGCTGAAACAGTTGTGCGATCGCGGTATAGATCTAAGTATTGACGATTTTGGCACGGGTTACTCCTCTTTAGGACAACTACAAAGCTTTCCCGTCCAAACCCTGAAAATCGATCGCTCTTTTATTCAGCGTCTAGATGGCACCACTCAAAGCCTGGGATTAATTCCGATTATCCTCAGCATTGCCAAAGTGACAAATATGGATGTAGTAGCTGAAGGAATTGAAACTCAACAGCAACTAGATCAACTACGACAGTTGGAGACTAATTTCGGTCAGGGATTCTTCTTTTCTAAACCCATAGATGCTGACAGCGCCACTCAACTCATGGCTCAAAATCCCCAATGGTAA